The Paenibacillus beijingensis nucleotide sequence CGGATTTACAAAGCGCTTACTCTTACGATTCTGTCGCTGGGGCTCGTCATTGCCGTCACCATGATATTGTGTACGACGGAGGACCGGGATTTTCTGCGAATTCTGTTTGAAACGACCTCCGCTTTCGGAACGGTCGGTTTGTCCACGGGCATCACGTCCACATTAACCCCAGTCGGCAAAATTATGATCTGCCTGACGATGTTTGCCGGACGGCTCGGCCCGATGACGCTTGCTTATGCGCTTGGACCGAAAGCGGAGAAGGAGTTGTACCGTCATCCGGAAGGCAAAATTATTATCGGATAGACGGTTTTACAGATCGGGCCGCAGGCTGCCGCGGAAGCTGTGCGCGGCAGTTTCCGCGATCCAGCGTCTGACCGAAGGCAGCAGCCCCTCCGAATTGCTGTAGATAAGGGACGTCGTCCTTTTGGACTCCGCCAGCTCCGGAATGGAGACGACCGTAAGGTCGTTGTCTGCAAGAAGCTGCGGACGCAGGTAGGATTCGGGAAGAAGTGTGCACGCCCGGCACGTCTGAAGCAGCCGCAAAATCGCTTCGAACGAATCGATTTCCATCCGCACATCCGGCTGCAGATGATATTTTTCGAACAGCTCGTCCGTCAAAATCCGGTACCACGTCCCTTTGGAAAACAAAATCATCGGCATGCCGCTCAGGTCGCCGATCGATTGATAATTTTTTTCGGCCACGAGCCGGTTGCGCGGAACGACCAGCTGCAGGTGATCGTCGAAGAGCGGGACGCAAGTGAGCTGCGGATCGTCGATGACGGAAGCGACCAGGCCGAGGCCGATTTTTTTCTCTCGTACCAGCGTGACGATTTCGTGCGTTTTCCCTGTAACCGCTTTAATATCGATTTCCGGATGGCTGTTCGTCAGCGCCTGAATGAAATCCGGCAGCGTCGTCTGCAGCGTCGTCAGGCTTGCTCCCACAGTCAGCAGCGAGCGGCCCGTCGTCATGAATTCTCCGAGCGTCCGCAAATAGCGGCGGTTCAGCCGGCGCAGTTCCACGGCATATTCGTATGTCAGTTCGCCCGCACGCGTCAGCTCAAGCCGCTTGCCGATCCGCCGGAACAATTTGACGCCGAGCTCTTCTTCCATCTTGCCGATTTTTCGCGATAAAGCGGGCTGGGACAAGTTGAGCAGGGCGGAAGCTTTGTTCATGCTGGATTGTTCGACGACCGCAGCGAATACATGCATTTCTTCGAGCATAATGCCAATCATCTCCTGCTATTTGTTATGCGCAGCGGTTATAAGAGCTAATAAAAAATAAGCAATTCCATTATAAGCCTAAAAGGAGTAGGATGGGAACTGTGACTGAAATGTGTCAAGGGGGCATGCCGATAAATGTCACGATTTGTTGACGCTGTTCGGGGCCGGGAGTAAAATAAAACAGATTTGGTAGCGCATGCATGACAAAGTCTGGAAAGGGGAACGCACAAGTTATGACAGGAAATTCGTATTTTGCGCGCAAGTTTCACTCCTTGCTTGGGGTGATCCCGCTCGGCTTGTTCATTATTGAACATGCCATCACGAACTACACCGCGTTCGAAGGCGGACCGGAAGGGTTTGAGGCGAGCGTAAAATTTTTGAACGGACTCCCGCTCGTCTGGTTT carries:
- a CDS encoding LysR family transcriptional regulator; its protein translation is MLEEMHVFAAVVEQSSMNKASALLNLSQPALSRKIGKMEEELGVKLFRRIGKRLELTRAGELTYEYAVELRRLNRRYLRTLGEFMTTGRSLLTVGASLTTLQTTLPDFIQALTNSHPEIDIKAVTGKTHEIVTLVREKKIGLGLVASVIDDPQLTCVPLFDDHLQLVVPRNRLVAEKNYQSIGDLSGMPMILFSKGTWYRILTDELFEKYHLQPDVRMEIDSFEAILRLLQTCRACTLLPESYLRPQLLADNDLTVVSIPELAESKRTTSLIYSNSEGLLPSVRRWIAETAAHSFRGSLRPDL